Proteins from a single region of Carassius gibelio isolate Cgi1373 ecotype wild population from Czech Republic chromosome B15, carGib1.2-hapl.c, whole genome shotgun sequence:
- the LOC127972634 gene encoding uncharacterized protein LOC127972634 isoform X2, with amino-acid sequence MVGTLLVHLLLQGFLLYDTLGWIVSMPKQIHGLRGSCLVIPCSFYYRSYPPVNPNRIVWYQYDSSPFSYPLVYDPWNPNGVIWKFRWKTDLYRNPHSWDCSLLIKTLEQSHHGEKLYTWIDPENVGKSTFVFYDVTSTIFVDEHPKQPSLSVYGGERMGDKVTVVCSTYHTCPYRKPTINLYGIEGSDQILDDNFKDGQWKTTLTRTGVIKAERTNIQCSVTHYGGREVTAATVKIAKCVHQKIMIEPELTDVTVGITKNFVCSVYHSCQNENPTITWNYKNMQVTREEKKRRGSNQISYSNIAFRAAKEDHGKKLICAAKFSGGDFTASVILHVKRVLLYDALGWEVSMPKDIHGLKGSCLVIPCSFKYKSNPPKNPRRVVWYQQDSKSSLVYDPWNPNNVNEKFRGKTDLYGKSDLDCSLLIKNLESSHNREKLYTRIDPENIAWQNYETDDAITTVLVEATAQKPSISVYGGERTGDAITVACSTFHTCPYSKPTITLNGIEGSDQIDNEHIKDGLWKITLTRTGVVKAESTTIDCLVTHHGGITVTATEVKSSKCVHHNISIEPELADVTVGITKNLVCSVYHSCQQEPTITWNYNNMQVTRKEKTGSGLNWISYSNIAFLAAKEDHGKKLICAAKFSGGNSTASVILHVKRVLLYDALGWEVSMPKDIHGLKGSCLVIPCSFKYKSNPPKNPRRVVWHQRDSKSSLVCDPSHPDNVNEKFRGKTDLYGESDWDCSLLIKNLEWSHNGQKLYTRIDPENIAWQNYETDDATTTVLVEATAQKPSISVYGGERTGDKVTVACSTFHTCPYSKPSITLNGIEGSDEIKDESVKDGLLKITLTRTGVVKAESTTIDCLVTHHGGITVTATEVKSSKCVHHNISIEPELADVTEGVAQNFTCTIYHSCQNENPTITWNYENMQVTEWNKKHTDLDQFQIAFSNITFLGAKEDHGKRLICTATFSGGNIETYVVLRVQEYQKPVDQFLNETYFQYVADVIPKITALPRSCVVIPCSFKTDEEYSTELRVLWVTRKGGYMFHTDPVDVSDNFKGRTRLLGNPVEQNCTVEMDNVQTHDNGPFCFKAERENERYSFNNSCVFIIMRAPNKPVMSSIPENIEPGTRIAVKCSVNHTCSSHPPEITWSVPTAQETISHNHMGGGVWETVSAVTFIPTGYEEVDEIVCTAKFWGGKTRENTAFLSIRRLQRLKLEDVGLYAIVPLLVFILICVLAGVLICRRRHRKPRHDMQGSHTQSEQRRSFWNRFSSHFSMPEGRVAWSNRGNRSDIGYTGNAPERPPKAGQRQSIWSRFSRHQSPRTNANLRAEYKANNTCIVSRNKPFSKPHMPSPKSEPKSYRGYDSNADFIYGNA; translated from the exons ATGGTGGGAACTCTGCTAGTTCATTTGCTCTTACAAG GTTTTCTGCTCTATGATACTTTGGGATGGATAGTGAGTATGCCAAAGCAAATTCACGGTCTCAGAGGTTCCTGTCTGGTCATTCCATGTTCTTTCTACTACAGATCATACCCACCTGTAAACCCAAACAGAATTGTGTGGTATCAGTACGACTCTTCTCCTTTTAGTTATCCTTTAGTTTATGATCCATGGAATCCAAATGGTGTTATTTGGAAGTTCAGATGGAAAACTGATTTATATAGAAATCCCCATAGTTGGGATTGCAGTCTGTTGATCAAAACGCTAGAACAGTCCCACCATGGAGAGAAATTATACACATGGATTGACCCTGAAAATGTCGGAAAGAGCACCTTTGTATTTTATGATGTCACCTCTACAATTTTTGTTGATG AACATCCAAAGCAGCCCAGCCTCAGTGTTTATGGAGGTGAAAGGATGGGTGACAAGGTCACAGTAGTATGTTCAACTTACCACACGTGTCCATACAGAAAACCAACCATCAATCTATACGGTATAGAAGGATCTGATCAAATCCTGGATGATAATTTTAAAGACGGCCAGTGGAAAACCACTCTGACACGCACAGGTGTCATAAAGGCTGAACGCACGAATATTCAGTGTTCAGTAACACATTATGGTGGCAGAGAGGTGACAGCTGCGACGGTCAAAATTGCCAAAT GTGTTCATCAAAAAATAATGATTGAGCCTGAACTGACAGATGTTACAGTGGGCATCACAAAGAACTTTGTTTGTAGCGTCTACCATTCCTGCCAGAATGAGAATCCAACCATCACATGGAACTATAAGAACATGCAGGTcacaagagaggaaaaaaaacgtCGGGGTTCAAATCAGATCAGCTACTCCAACATTGCCTTTCGGGCTGCAAAAGAAGATCATGGGAAGAAGTTGATATGTGCTGCAAAATTTTCTGGAGGAGACTTTACAGCTTCTGTTATTTTACATGTAAAAC GTGTTCTGCTCTATGATGCTTTGGGATGGGAAGTGAGTATGCCAAAAGACATTCACGGCCTCAAAGGTTCCTGTCTGGTCATTCCATGTTCTTTCAAATATAAATCAAACCCACCCAAGAACCCACGTAGAGTTGTGTGGTATCAGCAGGACTCTAAAAGTAGTTTAGTTTATGATCCTTGGAATCCAAACAATGTCAATGAGAAGTTCAGAGGAAAAACTGATTTATATGGAAAGTCAGATTTGGATTGCAGTCTGCTGATCAAAAACCTGGAATCGTCTCACAATCGAGAGAAATTATACACAAGGATTGACCCTGAAAATATTGCATGGCAAAATTATGAAACTGATGATGCTATCACTACAGTTCTTGTTGAAG CTACTGCACAGAAGCCCAGCATCAGTGTTTATGGAGGTGAAAGGACAGGTGACGCCATCACAGTAGCATGTTCAACTTTCCACACGTGTCCATACAGCAAACCAACCATCACTCTGAACGGTATAGAAGGATCTGATCAAATAGACAATGAGCATATTAAAGATGGCCTGTGGAAAATCACTCTGACACGCACAGGTGTTGTAAAGGCAGAAAGCACGACTATTGACTGCTTAGTAACACATCATGGTGGCATAACAGTGACAGCTACAGAGGTCAAGAGTTCAAAAT GTGTTCATCATAACATATCAATTGAGCCTGAACTGGCAGATGTTACAGTGGGCATCACAAAGAACCTTGTTTGTAGTGTCTACCATTCCTGCCAGCAAGAGCCAACCATTACATGGAACTATAATAACATGCAGGTCACAAGAAAGGAAAAAACAGGTTCAGGTTTAAACTGGATCAGCTACTCCAACATTGCCTTTCTTGCAGCAAAAGAAGATCATGGGAAGAAGTTGATATGCGCTGCAAAATTTTCTGGAGGAAACAGTACAGCTTCTGTTATTTTACATGTAAAAC GTGTTCTGCTCTATGATGCTTTGGGATGGGAAGTGAGTATGCCAAAAGACATTCACGGCCTCAAAGGTTCCTGTCTGGTCATTCCATGTTCTTTCAAATATAAATCAAACCCACCCAAAAACCCACGTAGAGTTGTGTGGCATCAGCGGGACTCTAAAAGTAGTTTAGTTTGTGATCCGTCGCATCCAGACAATGTCAATGAGAAGTTCAGAGGAAAAACTGATTTATATGGAGAATCAGATTGGGATTGCAGTCTGCTGATCAAAAACCTGGAATGGTCCCACAATGGACAGAAATTATACACAAGGATTGACCCCGAAAATATTGCATGGCAAAACTATGAAACTGATGATGCTACCACTACAGTTCTTGTTGAAG CTACTGCACAGAAGCCCAGCATCAGTGTTTATGGAGGTGAAAGGACAGGTGACAAAGTCACAGTAGCATGTTCAACTTTCCACACGTGTCCATACAGCAAACCATCCATCACTCTGAACGGGATAGAAGGATCTGACGAAATAAAGGATGAGTCTGTTAAAGACGGCCTGTTGAAAATCACTCTGACACGCACAGGTGTTGTAAAGGCAGAAAGCACGACTATTGACTGCTTAGTAACACATCATGGTGGCATAACAGTGACAGCTACAGAGGTCAAGAGTTCTAAAT GTGTTCATCATAACATATCGATTGAGCCTGAACTGGCAGATGTCACAGAGGGCGTTGCACAGAACTTCACTTGTACCATCTACCATTCCTGCCAGAATGAGAATCCAACCATTACATGGAACTATGAGAATATGCAGGTCACAGAGTGGAACAAAAAACATACTGATTTAGATCAGTTTCAGattgcattttccaacataacCTTTCTGGGAGCAAAAGAAGACCATGGGAAAAGACTGATATGCACTGCAACATTTTCTGGAGGAAATATTGAAACTTATGTTGTTTTGCGTGTACAAG AATATCAAAAGCCAGTGGATCAATTCCTGAACGAAA ccTATTTCCAATACGTGGCAGACGTGATACCCAAGATCACTGCATTGCCTCGTTCATGTGTGGTAATACCATGCAGTTTCAAAACAGATGAGGAATATTCCACTGAACTTCGGGTTCTATGGGTCACCAGAAAAGGGGGCTACATGTTCCACACCGACCCAGTCGATGTCTCTGACAATTTCAAAGGCCGCACAAGGCTCCTCGGAAACCCAGTTGAGCAGAACTGCACTGTGGAGATGGATAATGTGCAAACACATGACAATGGACCATTCTGTTTTAAAGCagaaagagaaaatgagagaTACAGCTTCAACAACAGCTGTGTGTTCATTATTATGCGGG CCCCCAACAAACCTGTGATGTCATCCATCCCTGAAAACATTGAGCCCGGGACACGCATTGCTGTCAAATGCTCAGTCAACCACACATGCTCTTCTCACCCTCCTGAAATCACCTGGAGCGTCCCAACAGCCCAAGAAACTATCAGCCACAATCACATGGGTGGAGGCGTCTGGGAAACAGTGTCTGCTGTGACCTTTATTCCAACTGGATATGAAGAGGTAGATGAAATTGTCTGCACTGCCAAATTTTGGGGTGGTAAAACACGGGAAAATACTGCCTTCCTCAGCATCAGAA gaTTGCAAAGGCTTAAATTGGAGGATGTTGGACTGTATGCAATAGTTCCCTTACTGGTGTTCATCCTCATTTGTGTCCTTGCTGGAGTCTTAATATGCAGGAGACGGCACAG AAAGCCTCGTCATGATATGCAAGGGTCACATACACAGTCTGAACAGAG GAGATCGTTTTGGAACAGATTTTCAAG TCATTTTAGTATGCCTGAAGGAAGAGTAGCTTGGAGTAACAGAGGAAACAGGAGTGATATCGG GTATACTGGAAATGCTCCTGAAAGACCACCAAAGGCTGGACAAAGGCAG AGCATCTGGAGCCGATTTTCTAG acACCAATCACCCAGAACCAATGCAAATCTGAGAGCAGAATACAA GGCAAACAACACATGTATAGTGTCAAGAAACAAGCCTTTCTCCAAACCTCATATGCCATCACCGAAGAG TGAGCCAAAATCCTACCGT GGTTATGATTCTAATGCTGATTTTATATATGGAAATGCCTGA